The genomic stretch TCCAGAAGATGAAATTATGGAAAAGCTCAAAGTAAGTTTTAATGGACTCAGAgaagttgaaaaagaaattttcttggACATTGCATGTTTCTTtaaagggaagaagaaagaatacaTAAGAAGAGTCCTTGATAGTTTCAATTTCTATCCTGATATAGGCATAAAGGTTCTCATTGAGAAATCTCTGGTAACTGTTTCTGGAGGAAGGATTCTGATGCATTGTTTAATACAAGAAATGGGTTGGCATATTGTTCGCCAAAAGGCTCCAGATGAGCCAGGAAAACACAGCAGGCTCTGGGTAGCAGAGGAAATTTGTGATGTTTTGGCTAGAGACAAGGTAAGCGATCTTCCACTTCTAAGTTAATTTCATTCCACCTAGAAAAATATTCCAATTGTATATTTCTCGAATATTTTGTTCATGCAATTTCTcctcttctcctcctccttttaTCCCATTTCCTGGCAGGTGACAGAAAATGTTGTAGGCATGTGGTTGGATCTGTGTACCCCAAAGGATGTACTAATTAATAATGAAGCCTTTGAAAAGATGAAGCAGCTAAGGCTACTCAAAATCAATAATGCTTGTGTTTCTCGTTGCCCAAATTGCATACCAAATGAGATACGGTGGCTTAACTGGCATGGATACCCTTCAAAATCCCTTCCAGAGAGTTTCCAACCTGAAAAACTCGTAGGACTCAAGCTGCAATATAGCCGCATCGTACAACTATGGAAGGGGATAAAGGTACCACCTTGAACTCTGATTTATTGTTGTTTCCTGATGAATCTTTCTTGAACCTATATGatgtcccccccccccctcctctCTCCCTCTGTgtcattttcttcattttgccAAAAACCTTTGACAGTTGCTGGACAAATTGAAATACATCAACCTTAGCTATTCCCAGAAGTTAATAAGGACCCCAGATTTCACAGGGATACCTAATCTTGAGAGATTGATCCTTGAAGATTGTTCAAGTCTTACTGAGATACATCCGTCAGCTGGCTATCTGAAAAGGCTCCAACTATTCAATCTGAGGAACTGCACAAGTCTTAGGAGCCTTCCAAAACAAATTATCTTAGAAAGTCTCGAAGTAATGATTCTCTCAGGATGTTCAAAAGTTGGGGAATTTCCAAAAATCTTAGGTGCTATGGATCATTTAAAAGCTGTGTATTTGGAAGCTACTGCCATAAAAGAACTACCACCATCAATTGAACACCTTACAAGCCTTGTTTTGTTGAATCTAAGCTACTGTAAAAGTCTCGCAAGTCTGCCAAGTAGCCTTTGCAGATTGAAATGTCTTAAAGTTCTTATTCTTTCTGGCTGCTCAAATCTTGACGAGTTACCAGAAGAGCTAGGACATGTTCTAAGCTTAGAAGAGCTTTATGTTGATGAAACTGCCATCTCCAAGCCACCATCCTCTGTCGTACTTTTGAAAAACCTAAAAACTTTATCTTTCAGAGGATGTAAAGCAATGGCATGTCGTACATGGAGAGCATTCTCGTCTTCTTGGTTGCTAGGTCAAAAAAGTCGAGATTCAACGGGCTTGGTTCTTCCATCTGTTTCAGGATTAAATTGCCTAGCAAAACTAGATCTTAGTGATTGCAATCTGTTAGATGGAGGATTCCCTTGTGATTTGGGGAGCTTATCCTCCCTGGTAGAATTAAATCTTGGCAAAAACAACTTTACTAGTATCTCTGCCGCAAGTATTAAGAACCTCAGTCGCCTTCAAACCCTTGAATTAGTTGGATGCAAGAGACTTGAGATACTTCCAGAGCTTCCACCGAGTATAGAGGTATTGTACGCAGATAATTGTACATCATTGCAGAGTGCAACTGATTTATTGACAAAGTATGGGAAGTTATACAGGGTTTCATTCAGCAATTGTTTCCAGCTGCTTCAGGATGAACAAACTTCCAGCATGATAGACGCAACCTGGAACCATATGCTAAAGGTATCCTTTTCACAATATACTCCTTGCATCCAAAACTGAAAACTAAAACTGTTTGAGACGAAGTGACTACTAACTTAGATGTGCTTCACAAGCTAAAACTTTTCGCTATTTTGCTGAGAAAGACCTAACTTCTTGTGATGTAGGAACTTTTACTCGTAGATGATAACTTTAGCATCTGTCTTCCTGGAGGGAGAATTCCATCCTGGTTCACCTACCAGAACTGGGGGCCTTCAATTAGAATTAAGCTTCCTTCAAATTGGTACAGTGACGAGTTCATGGGATTTGCAGTTTGTGCTGTTTCTGATTTGATAACGACCACTTTAGAGTGGCGGGATTTGCTACAGAAAATTCCCAGTGTTCGTATCCAGTTTAATCTGATAGATCAGGAGGAGAGGATCTGCAACCGCATGTTCACCATAGGTTGCGGAGGAAGTGAAAAAATAATCAACTCGGAACATACTTGTCTAGCATATCTTTCATTTCATGAGATTTGGCTTCTGTGTTTTGATAAAGTATGCAGCCCAAATGACTGGTCTTGCATTGAGGTGTATGCTGATGTTTATAGCAAGAAATATATGGTTTTCAAAGCATGGGGAATCAGTCTTGTATACAAGGATGATGTTAGGCAGAATACTGAACTTTCGATGATCCCACAAAGCTCTGAGTTGGGAGAAAGGGGATTGTCGTCCAGTGTGCTTGCCAACGGATTGAAATCCATCAGAAAGAAAAGACGAGGTCGTGAAGGTTTATCCAGGATTCCACCAAAATAAGTCCCATCATACTAGGAACAAGAGCTCAGAAGGTCGAGGAAGGATGTAGCTTGGGTACATAGTTGTCAAGCTGCTGATTTACCAGTCATTTCTactatcataatttagtagAAACAGTTGAATCTTGCTGAAGCAGGGAATAATGAGTCAGGACAGAAGAGATCAAAGTTGGAATTCCTTCAAATGTCACGTCTCCAGAAATGGGAAAAATGTGTTATTTGTGAACCGAATTACGTAGTTTATTATGTGCATCCAAAATATGATCTCCTTCTCTTGCTATTGAAAATTGTTTTTCATACCATCACATGATATTGCATCAAAACCAAGTTTCCTCTGTATTTAGCAAAATTGACGTCAGTACTAAATTTTGAGAGTACTATTATCTTCTACGGTACAAGTGAAATGGCTCGAATTCGGGATTTATCATTTACACTCCTTTATTCAAACCACTAGATAGtggttgattgcaatttccAAATATTCAGTTAGTTCCTTCTCTTCTGGAACCTGATTTACGCTTAAGCGTTTCTACGgtatgctttcaatgattgagAAACAACTGGAAAATCTCTGCAAGAGAAAACAGACAACTGAGTCATTCTATAGTTATTAATAAATTCTAAGTTGACAACATTTATTTGTTGCATGATGATTTAATCTTAACCAATAGTCAGATGCTGTTTACATAAGGATCTTGTCTACTTTTTGGTTCAATCTTGCTCTTGGGCCTCTAACATGTTATTCAAAATGCAAATCAAACTAAGCCTAAAAGTAATAAGAAGGTTACAGAACAGTGCTGAAATCTAAAAACCAGCACTGGTTTGAAGACAACGCCTACATGCATCATGATTTTTACGTCGGAGCCCTATTTCCAGATGTTGTCCAAAACTGCAATAATAGATCAAGTCCAAAACATTGTTGAATTGAAACTTCTTATAGGAGAAAAGTTGCAATGCTTCTTTGGAAATATGGATGAGTTTAGTGTTCCATTAATTCTTTTGATAAGTGGGAATCGCCAAAACCAATACATTATTGAGCACACAAGCAATAAAATTGTAAGGAGCCTAAATCATCTATGTATGTCCCTGATAAAATTGTTTAATGTAGTTGATAAATCTCGCATCGGTGTCAGGCCAACTATTTGAAATATGCAAAAGTCAAcatatttaataataaaaaaaaagaactagCATGAATAGTGAGCTAAACACAAGATTTAACGTGTTCGATTTAATAACTAAACCTACATTCACAAAAAGAAAACTCAatctttattatgagagaaaaacattataagaatacaacttgaataCCAAATCCAACCATTGTATAGTCTCACCCTCCCCTCCCCCAAAGAACTCTCTCAACCCTTTTGTTTTATATCAAGAATGTCAATCTAcctatttataaaaaatattattttggcTAAAAACCAAATAACAATATGAAATAACTCTTAATTCCTAAACTCATATAGGATAAGAAATAATTTCTAATTGTTAAACTTAAACAAACTAAGAAACTTgtctaaaaaaaactaaaccaaTTTCCTAACGGATCAATCATTCACGATAAGGACGTAATCATAATTTTCAAATTCTAACTTTTAATGTAGTGTGTTTAGCCAAGTTGGTAATCAAAATAGCTTTCACCACTATCATAATGTATTATTGATATGCTCTCAGCATTTCTGGAGAAAAAACTTTAAAATGTTGCGAGTTTTACTAGTCAAGTGTAGTAACTTGATCCGAAGCTATAATTAACTATGACATAAAGGATGAAGGGATTATGTAGCTAAAGCAAGTAACAGAGAGTTGTACTATATCGGGcaattaaatcattttccttacGGAAAAAAGAATGCGTATATCGAGTACAAGTACTAAACTGAGTTACTTTTTCAATACAGATAGTTTGAGATTCGAATAGCACTGGATAAAGTCAGATTTATAGATTTATTCTTAGTAATTACAAATTGATGTTGAAGAAAATTCGAGGCcaaaagaaaattcaagatAAAATTCATCGAAAATGAATCGTGAGATATTATTGATTCCATTGCCAATATCTGGTGATCAATATAAGTGCTGAAGTCAATTGGATTATCATTATTCCAAagcataagaaaaaaaaaatctagaatAATAACagaagaaaagtaaacaaaaaatgTGCCATCTAATTTATACAAGTGACCTCTCTCCCTGGTTTATTTCTTCTCTGGTACGGCCTTGATTAAATGCACTACACCCCCCTGAAATGTACATCGAGTTGTAGTTTACCCCTTACAACTTCTTTTATAGACACTGTGCTTGCCCTGATAATATACTTGGGCAAAACTAACCTTGccatattaatttttttattttgctactcttttccatttttttcttttttctcccttttctttttccttttattttcttctttttttggtgTTCTATTGTGTCAATAGGCAATTCTTTCCTTCCATTAGTAAACTACTTAAATTTAGACcctgtttgataactcaatttagcacttaaatttaatgactttatatcttaacatattcaaacgtatttgaaaacaaaaaatagaacatctaaattaattaagtggcactaaattttttagacaaaacttgctcaaaaaaataaataataagctattcacttattagttaaatgtgatatatattcaaatatattacatttagtacttaacaatttatTAATTTGACGGATTTAGACcccaaatttcaaatttcaaacttcaaattttagttttcatatttcaattttatcaaatgcacacttaatcttttaattttctttaacccttttttgtaatttatttatttgctaaGTTCACTCTTCATAATATGTCATAAACCTATACTACTAGAAACAATATATACCTTACATtgtaaagattttttttaatatataaattcaATGAAAACTAATTAAGCTTCAAATTACTCAATTGTTTACATAAACGGTATCACATTCACATTGAATAATTCTTTATTTAATCTTTctattttattcatatatatcTAAACAATTCAACTTTTTAGATGAAATAGACTTCATAATGTAGAAAACATACATCTTGTTATGATAGGAAAGTACCatcaatcctttttttttttttaaataggaGGTTTTGAATTTAGGATCTCTTATTTATAATTCCTCCCGCTGTACCACTCATCCCAACCCTCCCCCGATACCATCAATCTATTATGCCGagttaaacaaaattaaaaatattattcCACACATACAAATAATCATAGCATGGgagataaagaaagaaaaaagaaaagaaaaataagtaactaaaaaaattgataagcaaaaaagaaaaagaaaaataattaagaTGGAATGGGTAGTTTCATCCAAGGATATCATGCATGAAGCAGGGCAAAGTAGCTACAAAGAAGTTGGGGGGAGGTGGGGGGTGTTGTAAACTTCAACTTAACcttaaagaaaaattgaattGAGGTCCGGTAACTAAGATAATTAGAGATTCACTagcatattcaattaatcagtGTACAAAGAAGGGTTGTTGTGTATCTTTCTTTGTCAATGTTTTTAATTTAAAGGAAAAGCACCAAAGCCACAAACGAGAAAGAAATGGTGGAAGTCATaattgaaaagtcaaaattttttattaatgccaatttaattttaattgttAACTATTATGATTATTCATTGATTATATTAAATTTGTCTAAAATCAGAAACTTTTGGGACTCTATtcgttttgatcaaaatattATGAACCAGCTTGGCTTATAGGCCAAATATCAAGGACCAATATCACGTTTCTCCAAATAagtaaacttttttttttggcagttGAGGTTTTTAACCCAAGACCTCATATTTACAATTTCTTCCACCTTACCACCCAACCCAGCTTTCCCCTTCTAAATAAGTAAACTTGAATCTTATTACAGTTGCACTTTTTATATTTGAACTTTTACTTTCTATCctaaatgataaaaatattgtCGATCAAATTAGAATTTTTCTAATTGATTCCCAATAAACATTCGTTGGTACACTTAAATTATATCTAAGTTATCATGGGAATGTGTACGTCACAAATATTGCACCCTTTTATTAGACATTTCCCAAATTAACTTTCacttttgccaaaaaaaatatatatttatgacCACATTAAAAAGTGTCTACGAGGCACTTGCTGGTCAAATCCTTGAATTAAATACAAggactcgaatcaagtcgagccgagctcgagctcgaaaaaaaatacaaaataaatattttatttaaaaataaataaataaaataatatttttttcttaataaataataaaatattaaggacatatatgtaattttactatgaaaataaaaaataaaaaatatatatatatatacgtaattttattattaaataaaaataaaaataaaaaaaatatatatatacccaaGCTCGcaagccggctcgcgagctaacgagcttaatattctgagctcgagctcgagctcgagtttgactcaAGCCggctcgagcttgactcgagccgctcgcgagcggctcgattcgtttgcagccctacttCCAACCTAAAGTCTCGATGTCTTCAACAAAGACGACCTAAAGTGAAGGACGTCCTCAAGCGAACTCTCCACTCCACGCGCGAGACGCTGTGAAAGAGCCCCTGTTATGTCTGCCCACCACTCCCGTCCCAAGATACCTGAATTCCTAAAGCACTACTCAGTCAAAAATTAAATTCCAGTCAATCAAAACTTGGAAACTATCAAGTTGGGATTTCCTCTGTCAATTGCAACTTGTTTAGTTAATGTCATTCAATCAGTTGAAAATCCCGGTGGTCATTATCAATTTCTCCAACATCTTTCTGGTACACTAGTCGGACACCCCATGCTTTGAATTCCATGAATCGTGGAGTATACGAGGATAGCTCAATGCAGGTCCAATCATTAGACCTCCAATTTTGCGGGATCTGGCTAAGCTTCCTACAAGGTAGGTATGCAAGACAAGTATGTTCTGAATCAACATTTGTTTCAATTGCAATAGCGCCTACAGAAATCACTGCCGGGGGGGACAACTTATCTCGGCCCTTGTACCTATATTGGACAGGAATGACTGCAGTATTCTCTCGGTTAACACTTCTAACTACCATAACGggcgttttcaagccaaaaacAATACAAATTGCCATCCCCATGAACTCGTTGCAGTACCAATTTGGAGGAAGCTGAACTGAAATCGAATGCCCTGTATCCTGGTAGGTGAACCAGGCTGGAATATTTTGTCCAGGACTGCAGATACTGAACTCAGTATGTAGGACTGGTAATTCCTGTCACACAAAAGTTAGGCCTCTATGATCAGTAAGATTTCAAAAAGGTTTGGATTGTGCAAGCATGTATGAATCATACAAGTTAATAAGATACCTTTAGCATGTTCTTCCATGTTGCATATACCATTTTGGAAGTTTGAAGACCCTGAAGCATTTGAAAACAATTGGTGAATGAAACCGTGTTTAATTTTTGAGATTTTGTCAACAGATTAGTTTCACCCTGCAATATTGTACAATCATCTGCGTACACTTGCTCTATACTCCGTGGAAGCTCTGGAAGTATCTGAAGTCTCTTGCATCCAATCAATTCGAGGATTCTAAGGCGGCTGAGGTTTCTGATACTTGAAGCGGAGATACTGGAGAAGTTGTTTCTACCAAGATTTAACTCCTGTAGAGAGGATAAGCTCCCCAGATCACAAGGCAATCCTTCATCTAACATACTGCAGTCACTAAGATCTAGAATTGCTAATGAATTTAATCCTGACACAGATGGAAAAACAAAACCCCTTGAATCTTGACCTCTTGCATGTAGCACCAAAGAAGATAACCGTGCTCTCCATGAAAGAGCCATTGCTTGACATCCTCTGAAAGATAAAGTTCTGAGGTTCTTTAGCAATATGATAGAGGATGGTGGCTGTGAGATGGCAGTTTCATCACCATAAATTTCTTCCAAGCT from Coffea eugenioides isolate CCC68of chromosome 8, Ceug_1.0, whole genome shotgun sequence encodes the following:
- the LOC113780474 gene encoding TMV resistance protein N-like, coding for MDLRSFVEHEMRDIASSSSSSSSASTPKWTYDVFLSFRGEDVRKSFVDFLYSALQQKGIYTFKDDEKLERGRSISPALLQAIKESRIAVIIFSENYATSSWCLDELAEIIDCKHVLGQTVLPVFYYVDPSVVRRQKGSFDRPFVKHEDEIEDKERIQKWRAALTEAASISGWDVRNTADGHESKCIHEIVEYVVAKLERVVAIEAKNQVGIDSRVHKVNALLNLGSDEVHFIGVWGMSGIGKTTLARAVFDRISIHFEGAIFLHEVREQSKCLEILQEKILSKILCLKDLRISSVFEGSNMIRRRLCYKKVLIVLDDVDHLDQLEALAGKHHWFGAGSRIIITTKNKHLLVTHEVDRMYKVELLNEYEAIQLFSWYAFKKDYPAEDYEELSIEIVHYAGCLPLGLKVLGSFLYGRDMAEWRSEVERLKRIPEDEIMEKLKVSFNGLREVEKEIFLDIACFFKGKKKEYIRRVLDSFNFYPDIGIKVLIEKSLVTVSGGRILMHCLIQEMGWHIVRQKAPDEPGKHSRLWVAEEICDVLARDKVTENVVGMWLDLCTPKDVLINNEAFEKMKQLRLLKINNACVSRCPNCIPNEIRWLNWHGYPSKSLPESFQPEKLVGLKLQYSRIVQLWKGIKLLDKLKYINLSYSQKLIRTPDFTGIPNLERLILEDCSSLTEIHPSAGYLKRLQLFNLRNCTSLRSLPKQIILESLEVMILSGCSKVGEFPKILGAMDHLKAVYLEATAIKELPPSIEHLTSLVLLNLSYCKSLASLPSSLCRLKCLKVLILSGCSNLDELPEELGHVLSLEELYVDETAISKPPSSVVLLKNLKTLSFRGCKAMACRTWRAFSSSWLLGQKSRDSTGLVLPSVSGLNCLAKLDLSDCNLLDGGFPCDLGSLSSLVELNLGKNNFTSISAASIKNLSRLQTLELVGCKRLEILPELPPSIEVLYADNCTSLQSATDLLTKYGKLYRVSFSNCFQLLQDEQTSSMIDATWNHMLKELLLVDDNFSICLPGGRIPSWFTYQNWGPSIRIKLPSNWYSDEFMGFAVCAVSDLITTTLEWRDLLQKIPSVRIQFNLIDQEERICNRMFTIGCGGSEKIINSEHTCLAYLSFHEIWLLCFDKVCSPNDWSCIEVYADVYSKKYMVFKAWGISLVYKDDVRQNTELSMIPQSSELGERGLSSSVLANGLKSIRKKRRGREGLSRIPPK